In Caldisalinibacter kiritimatiensis, a single genomic region encodes these proteins:
- a CDS encoding YeeE/YedE family protein, with protein sequence MAVSTKSNTAKEKSSFEINKKQTFIGLGLILIMTILSIYLHSRSYKLSMFLITGLAIGYVMQRSRFGFAGTVRKMYIMGNGSLTKAVLFLFIISMIGTAAIHYSAVMSGAESIPGFKSVKPINMGTIIGGVLFGIGMFGGGCASGTLTDLGEGHVRSAIVLFFFIVGTILGVNHMPAWEKSIFFAGSKVYLPDIFGYMGAMIVSLLGFLAIYIFVKKYEDKRKRENTFIPETYADWEKELPEEGEYKFFSKETYHKFFVKRWSFYTGASLLAILFLAIILTTGSSWGVTSNFANWGAWLFGIDVSNWPWFAKKLDVINGGFFNDPKSLRNLGIIIGAMISPLLAGQFSFNTKFNLKDVVFYAIGGLFMGYGARISLGCNIGAFYAPIANLSLSGWVFMVALVIGGIIGISLVKKLDINS encoded by the coding sequence ATGGCAGTTTCAACAAAATCAAATACTGCAAAAGAAAAATCTAGTTTTGAAATTAACAAAAAACAAACATTTATTGGACTTGGACTAATATTGATAATGACAATTTTAAGCATTTATCTACATTCAAGAAGTTATAAGCTATCTATGTTCTTAATTACTGGTCTTGCTATAGGCTATGTTATGCAAAGATCTAGATTTGGTTTTGCAGGTACAGTTAGAAAGATGTATATTATGGGTAATGGTAGCTTAACAAAAGCGGTATTGTTCTTATTTATTATATCTATGATTGGAACAGCCGCAATTCATTATAGTGCTGTTATGAGTGGAGCTGAGAGCATACCTGGCTTTAAATCTGTAAAGCCTATAAATATGGGTACGATAATTGGGGGAGTACTTTTCGGTATAGGGATGTTTGGTGGTGGATGTGCGTCTGGAACATTAACAGACTTAGGTGAAGGTCATGTAAGATCAGCTATTGTATTATTCTTCTTTATAGTAGGAACAATTCTAGGAGTAAATCACATGCCTGCGTGGGAAAAGTCAATATTCTTTGCTGGATCTAAAGTATATCTTCCAGATATATTTGGATATATGGGAGCTATGATAGTTTCACTACTTGGTTTCTTAGCTATATACATATTTGTTAAAAAATATGAAGATAAAAGAAAAAGGGAAAACACATTTATTCCTGAGACATATGCTGACTGGGAGAAAGAGCTTCCAGAAGAGGGAGAATACAAATTCTTTAGTAAAGAAACATATCATAAATTCTTTGTAAAAAGATGGTCATTCTATACAGGAGCTTCTTTACTAGCCATTTTATTCTTAGCAATTATATTAACCACAGGTTCAAGCTGGGGAGTTACATCAAACTTTGCTAACTGGGGAGCATGGTTATTTGGAATAGATGTATCAAATTGGCCATGGTTTGCTAAGAAATTAGATGTTATTAATGGAGGATTTTTTAATGATCCTAAATCCCTAAGAAACTTAGGTATAATTATAGGTGCTATGATATCTCCACTTTTAGCAGGTCAATTTTCTTTTAACACAAAATTCAACTTAAAGGACGTAGTTTTCTATGCTATAGGTGGTTTATTTATGGGTTATGGAGCTAGAATTTCACTAGGTTGTAATATAGGAGCATTTTA